The sequence ACCCTATTCAAAATTTCCAAGCTTGGCTGTCTTCGATTTTGAGCGTAGGAATTAACCATATTATAACTCTTATTGAGCTTGCCAGCAAGCCAAGTCTGATTAACGCCTTTTTCTTCTAAGACTTCTTTAATTCGATTCATATGGATTTTGTTTGTTCTACGTAAATATAAAAAGTAACAATTGAGTATCTCATAAAATGAGATATACAATAATATAAAGTTTTCAACATTACAGTTGACCTGAATTGTATGAGTATCTTATATGCTTCCTTTATCCTTTTTATATCGTTTTCTATATGCAATTGTCTTATTTCTATAGGAAACAGGTGTTTCGCGGAGGTATTAAGAAGTATTAGGCTATAACTCGCGCTATTGTAATAGTTACGGACATGCGTGATGGTGCTCATCTAGTACTCGGTAAGTGCTTGTTAGTACCTTGTTTTAGTTTGGAATTAGCCCTTTTATTACGAATGGTTGATCACAATTTTTTATAGAGATTTTCGTTTGAAAGTCATGCAAATGGATCACAATTTCAAATTACGAACCGCTCTTACAAAAACTCAACTGGCACGAGCCTACGGCGTAAATATCAAAACTTTTAACAAATGGATAAAACCTTCTTTAAGAGTGGTAGGAAAACCTTTTGGTAGGTTATTCACGCCGTTGCAGGTAAAAACGATCATCAGAATGTTAGGGATACCACCGTATCCAGAGAGGTTATGATTAAAATAAACGCATATTGCCTCTTCTTTTACAGTAATTATCCGG comes from Flavobacteriales bacterium and encodes:
- a CDS encoding helix-turn-helix transcriptional regulator — protein: MNRIKEVLEEKGVNQTWLAGKLNKSYNMVNSYAQNRRQPSLEILNRVAVILEIDVKDLIVSNKIAN